The Eremothecium cymbalariae DBVPG#7215 chromosome 8, complete sequence genome has a window encoding:
- the LCP5 gene encoding small subunit rRNA maturation protein LCP5 (similar to Ashbya gossypii ACL051C) — protein sequence MSELTQVLKQINESLANTSEALSKLKEFYHAEDSPSGVIETILNKNWSSTGLEKVSLLSLKNGSMLAYLDSLMGIVGEKLQKTDECTSERSRKRSLEHRVCLERGVKPLEKKLGYQLDKLTRAYIKMEKEYDNSKQRARERGESAVGAAEGAGSDVSDSSDDEEALMYKPNTNAMVSKNTGKNSRDKKAPQDVDGGEESNSGVYKPPKISAMLPPAQNHHFEDKFNAQEHKNRSSKSRMQAMEEFIKENTDQPELETSIGANIVKHGKGGIKSLRDADRESSIKQYEEDNFTRLNAVGNKAEKRKSKQKEIMARVNMIGGEDFSIFNSKRKLEDSTSRKGNKKPRTSWDRAKKRM from the coding sequence ATGAGCGAACTCACCCAGGTGCTGAAACAGATTAACGAGTCGCTGGCCAACACGAGCGAAGCTTTAAGCaaattaaaggaattcTACCATGCAGAGGACAGTCCAAGTGGTGTTATTGAAACGATTCTAAACAAGAACTGGAGCTCGACAGGACTTGAGAAGGTTTCACTACTATCCCTGAAGAACGGCAGCATGCTTGCATACTTGGATAGCCTGATGGGAATAGTCGGGGAGAAACTACAGAAGACGGATGAGTGCACTTCTGAGAGAAGCCGCAAAAGATCCTTAGAGCATAGGGTGTGTCTGGAACGTGGTGTTAAGCCTTTGGAAAAGAAGCTAGGCTACCAGTTGGATAAGCTTACGCGAGCGTACATTAAGATGGAGAAAGAGTACGATAACTCCAAGCAACGGGCTAGGGAACGGGGCGAGTCTGCAGTGGGTGCAGCAGAAGGAGCAGGCTCTGATGTTAGTGATTCctctgatgatgaagaagctcTAATGTACAAACCAAACACCAATGCCATGGTATCCAAAAATACAGGTAAAAATAGCCGTGACAAAAAAGCGCCACAGGATGTGGATGGCGGTGAAGAGAGCAATTCTGGAGTGTACAAACCACCCAAGATTAGTGCAATGCTTCCGCCGGCCCAAAACCACCACTTTGAAGATAAATTCAACGCTCAAGAACACAAGAATAGGTCTTCGAAGTCTCGCATGCAAGCCATGGAGGAGTTCATCAAGGAAAACACAGACCAGCCCGAACTGGAGACTTCTATTGGTGCCAACATTGTAAAACATGGCAAAGGTGGTATCAAATCCTTGAGAGATGCAGACCGGGAGAGTTCCATTAAGCAGTACGAGGAGGATAACTTTACTAGGCTGAACGCTGTGGGCAACAAGGCTGAGAAACGTAAGAGTAAACAAAAGGAGATAATGGCAAGAGTCAACATGATTGGCGGCGAAGACTTCAGCATATTTAATTCTAAGAGGAAACTTGAAGATAGCACATCTAGAAAAGGCAACAAGAAGCCTCGCACTTCGTGGGACAGAGCGAAGAAAAGAATGTAG
- the MPT5 gene encoding Mpt5p (similar to Ashbya gossypii ADL056W), whose protein sequence is MPYNHQPQLSINSIQSLVEPVTPPLGQMNNKQNHQRANSLDLSGFNQFMANNSPMNLGTLSPICGGGGGGGGGGASSASIQSNTSAKPRITSLPLINEFDISSMASATTLIPVNDQASIGSLSALPSLRTVSGSTVASNSNQTIGASNASGATVVVARSSSSASSSASAGTGTGNSSGNNDNHNSSNNNNNNQSSNINANGNGGSDLGSLPIEDLDYLQLATDQYGCRFLQRKLENPAESDEVRDLMYKQIKPYFLDLILDPFGNYLIQKLCEYLTTEQKTSMIQDIYSHVFQISINQYGTRSLQKIIDTVETEQHIDMIVSGFSQQFTSIAQVVTLINDLNGNHVIQKCIFKFQPTKFDFIIDAIVEKDNIIKISTHKHGCCVLQKLLSVCTLQQIFKISVKIIQYLPGLINDQFGNYIIQFLFDIKELDFYLLGEIFGKLFHELCQLSCLKFSSNVVEKFIKKLFNIVHDSLSENSGFSTSSFTSVKMLSNSFQPYQQQADDVVHVAMGILLTIIDIFTANLNILIRDNFGNYALQTLLDIKNYSRLLEIPGNNYVHMSPKLTKFSHEFTLKVGNLIVLTKELLPSIKTTSYAKKIKLKVKAYAELTGVSFSDLSPKKSQQNLPGTISAGNMATNSNSIHRKQHIRHFSLPVNSFRHQRSNSTVSLSNGYHQQQPSQQHQQLGMIGLSQKLNFNTPQQPQQSPPPQHQQQQQQQQQHQQQLSQQPIFTQPQPPHIQIVSPSPHQSMDHQLHYQQQQQQPQSRQQFQQQEYLCNNFSNAAGPNSVALIDPLAYDQHQKLHWHQQQQQQQQQQQQQQQQQQQQQQQHVLPHIRHNLSDTGLFMHRNSTPANSNMLAMSSGATTPTPTPQQSMYMTHATAMEYQMNMGKGFYR, encoded by the coding sequence ATGCCTTACAACCATCAACCGCAGTTATCTATCAACTCTATCCAGTCCCTGGTAGAGCCGGTAACGCCTCCACTTGGTCAGATGAACAACAAGCAGAATCATCAGAGAGCAAATTCGTTAGACCTCTCGGGGTTCAATCAATTCATGGCCAATAATTCTCCGATGAATCTTGGAACGCTGTCTCCCATCTGTGGAGGAGGCGGTGGCGGCGGAGGGGGCGGAGCAAGTAGTGCTTCGATTCAATCAAACACCTCTGCAAAACCACGCATTACTTCTTTGCCCTTGATCAACGAGTTTGACATTTCCTCGATGGCTTCGGCTACCACTTTGATTCCTGTCAACGACCAGGCTTCGATCGGTTCTTTGTCTGCATTGCCCTCGCTGAGGACTGTCAGTGGCTCTACTGTTGCATCGAATTCGAACCAGACAATTGGGGCTTCTAATGCGTCAGGTGCAACTGTAGTTGTAGCCAGGTCTTCATCGTCTGCTTCGTCCTCTGCTTCGGCTGGCACTGGTACCGGAAACAGCAGCGGGAATAATGATAACCACAACAGcagtaacaacaacaacaataaccAGAGCAGCAATATCAACGCTAACGGTAACGGCGGTTCGGATTTGGGGTCGTTACCCATCGAGGATTTGGATTACTTGCAGCTTGCCACCGACCAGTATGGTTGTCGTTTTTTGCAAAGAAAATTGGAGAACCCTGCGGAGTCTGATGAAGTTCGTGACTTAATGTACAAACAAATCAAGCCTTACTTCTTGGATCTGATCCTAGACCCGTTTGGTAACTACCTGATTCAGAAACTATGTGAATATTTGACTACGGAACAAAAAACCTCTATGAttcaagatatatattctcATGTGTTTCAGATTTCTATCAATCAATATGGTACCCGATCTTTGCAGAAGATAATTGATACTGTCGAAACAGAACAACATATTGATATGATTGTTAGTGGCTTTTCGCAGCAGTTTACGTCCATTGCTCAAGTAGTGACTCTAATCAATGATTTAAATGGAAATCATGTCATCCAAAAGTGTATTTTCAAGTTTCAACCCACtaaatttgattttattatcGATGCAATTGTGGAGAAGGACAacattattaaaatttctaCCCACAAGCATGGTTGTTGTGTTTTACAAAAGCTGTTGAGTGTTTGCACCTTGCAGCAGATCTTCAAGATTTCTGTAAAGATTATTCAGTATTTGCCAGGATTGATAAATGATCAATTTGGCAACTATATTATTCAGTTTCTGTTTGATATCAAGGAGCTTGACTTCTATTTGTTAGGGGAGATTTTTGGTAAGTTGTTTCATGAGCTATGCCAGTTGTCCTGtttaaagttttcatcCAATGTTGTGGAGAAGTTCATCAAgaaacttttcaacatcgTGCATGATTCTCTTTCGGAAAATTCGGGGTTTTCTACATCTTCGTTTACTTCCGTGAAGATGTTGTCTAATAGCTTCCAACCGTACCAACAACAAGCTGATGATGTTGTACATGTTGCAATGGGTATCCTGTTGACAATTATAGATATATTCACTGCTaatttgaacattttgATCAGAGATAACTTTGGAAACTATGCTTTGCAGACTTTACttgatatcaaaaactATTCCCGTTTGTTAGAGATCCCTGGTAATAACTATGTCCATATGTCCCCAAAGCTCACCAAGTTCAGTCATGAATTTACTTTGAAAGTTGGTAATCTAATTGTTTTAACTAAAGAGTTGTTGCCTAGCATCAAAACCACATCCTACGCTAAGAAAATCAAGCTGAAAGTGAAGGCTTATGCAGAGTTAACCGGCGTATCCTTCAGTGACTTATCCCCAAAGAAAAGCCAACAGAATTTGCCTGGTACCATTAGTGCTGGAAATATGGCCACTAATTCCAACTCTATTCACCGTAAGCAGCATATTAGGCACTTCTCATTACCTGTGAACTCGTTCCGTCATCAAAGGAGTAACAGTACTGTTTCTCTGTCTAATGGATATCATCAGCAACAACCATCTCAGCAACATCAGCAGTTGGGCATGATAGGATTATCACAGAAGTTGAATTTCAATACTCCGCAGCAACCTCAACAATCTCCACCACCCcaacatcaacagcaacagcaacaacaacaacagcaccagcagcaattgTCTCAACAGCCTATTTTCACACAACCTCAACCTCCGCACATACAAATTGTATCACCATCCCCACATCAATCAATGGATCATCAATTGCAttatcaacagcaacaacagcagccgCAGTCTCGGCAACAGTTCCAGCAACAAGAATACCTGTGTAACAATTTTTCTAACGCTGCTGGTCCAAATTCTGTTGCCCTTATTGATCCATTGGCATACGATCAGCATCAGAAACTACATTGGcatcagcagcaacaacaacaacaacaacaacaacaacaacaacaacaacaacaacaacaacaacagcagcagcatgtCTTGCCTCATATTCGTCATAATTTAAGTGATACTGGTTTGTTTATGCACCGCAATTCAACACCGGCTAATTCAAACATGTTGGCAATGAGTAGTGGAGCAACAACTCCAACTCCAACGCCACAACAGTCGATGTATATGACACACGCAACTGCAATGGAATATCAGATGAATATGGGAAAGGGATTTTATCGTTGA
- the NSA2 gene encoding rRNA-processing protein NSA2 (similar to Ashbya gossypii ACL050W) has protein sequence MPQNEYIEQHIKKHGRRLDHEERKRKREAREVHKIADKAQKLTGWKAKQFAKKRYAEKVSMRKKIKAHEQSKIKGGSKPMDESGEALPTYLLDREQTNTAKAISSSIKQKRLEKADKFSVPLPKVRGISEEEMFKVIKTGKSKTKSWKRMITKHTFVGEGFTRRPVKMERVIRPAALRQKKANVTHPELGVTVFLPILSVKKNPQSPMYTQLGVLTKGTIIEVNVSELGMVTSGGKVVWGKYAQITNEPDRDGCVNAVLLV, from the coding sequence ATGCCTCAAAACGAGTATATCGAACAGCATATCAAGAAACATGGACGTAGGCTAGATCATGAGGAGCGTAAGCGTAAGAGAGAGGCTAGAGAGGTGCATAAGATTGCGGATAAAGCGCAGAAGTTGACTGGGTGGAAGGCCAAGCAGTTTGCTAAGAAGCGTTACGCCGAGAAGGTATCGATGCGGAAGAAGATTAAGGCTCATGAGCAGTCGAAGATCAAGGGTGGATCGAAGCCGATGGACGAATCTGGAGAGGCACTCCCTACATATTTGCTGGATAGGGAACAGACAAATACAGCTAAGGCAATCTCATCAAGTATTAAACAGAAAAGACTAGAGAAGGCTGACAAGTTCTCAGTACCGTTGCCTAAAGTAAGGGGTATTAGCGAGGAGGAAATGTTCAAAGTGATCAAAACAGGCAAATCTAAGACGAAGAGTTGGAAGAGAATGATCACGAAACACACGTTTGTGGGTGAGGGCTTTACAAGAAGACCTGTAAAGATGGAAAGAGTTATTAGACCCGCGGCCTTGAGGCAAAAGAAAGCAAATGTAACGCACCCAGAACTAGGCGTCACAGTTTTCCTACCGATTCTTTCAGTTAAGAAGAACCCTCAATCTCCAATGTACACACAGTTAGGTGTCCTCACCAAAGGTACCATCATTGAAGTTAATGTTTCCGAGTTAGGTATGGTTACTTCTGGAGGTAAGGTTGTGTGGGGCAAGTACGCCCAAATCACAAATGAGCCTGACAGGGATGGCTGTGTTAATGCCGTTCTATTGGTGTGA
- the SAK1 gene encoding serine/threonine protein kinase SAK1 (similar to Ashbya gossypii ACL053C), with translation MDKNLQVSKLQEVDLPFGFTPRLSMSERDRCKSEEVVLLGNFDGIEEDELSSSDSLNLLLERQRQRQLNHPLHQHHIKTSSVQRATRKVKETNKISLEYDPISKRKVLNTYEIIKELGRGQHGKVKLALDLVTKQQVAIKIVDRHNKRTSWKLTKPAKHEENDKIRREIAIMKKCDHEHVVKLIEVLDDMKSRKIYLVLEYCSKGEVKWCPGDQLEIAARGPPLLTFQRTREILRGVVLGLEYLHYQGIIHRDIKPANLLLSENDVVKISDFGVSLASSKSSSCASSSSSLSSAVAGFGAEGPDELELAKTAGTPAFFAPEICLGNDVYQKLEIDREEIPTKGPLVSFMIDIWALGVTLHCLLFGKLPFISDFEMELFEKIVNDPLKFPSYLDMKENNVSQLSCEDEYEAAKDLLNKLLEKNPFKRITISEIKRHPFVCWDFNNTQGLDEKYASLKLSEQTTFCRNEAECYQQISVSLDEVDNAVYGIGKGLKKSMMDTLLGVSSGNNKNNMGSSSKNIMNFFNKNSLTNNDHKEIPDSLSYAETLRKSTFSPTDIDSVNIILSEGPIASSRDQLPAYCSIPSLHTHQATVQPELSARELFQRELQKFDTEIDPNSIVSLPVNSSFASLDSLYIDNYALNGVSLCETEHQQRSPQHGQTAHAAKNPQNNKSTGSLLSPINNLHVTTTPKPHDKRLPSPPVLSINTLTLDSNRSNRIPRSNMFSPQSGGNLSRRSSAEFSSAATTSRFKMTPSTGVTSSVNVSSRFDSRDFASDFATPRLSDSTTSASATIVAHRNEYTPIIEPDCRTSHNSKLANRTSKRKGIFHGLHGSDDEKDSETTNSDGSSNLESCGTYSYSGNKSDTESLPFEFGIDSENGSDVSLRNVPEVRGVGPFYERRRSQNLYCDDGIMDDNDKLMSDMGSIGHSLRVCSPSNNKLQNCDQRSPFKTPKAQSIQQHSSNQLHLGLNCDSVTTLTHIQSGRRNYSQGESTTTPVAGSNCNHLLSYNEHMKYSVDVPDDVLDMIPELKREVINSTSPAPLTYGTNGWLLPHAPSPATTQETHIDQVLSTTTNDSSHISSKDLLQSVLSSTGTSRRGSVAVMQSMLSPNITPDTGDDSARFLGLNKKQTTFQRLDYKKRNESFTVNNRLIHSSGNETDSRRLRSQSITVAKLAKCEHDALIGYK, from the coding sequence ATGGACAAAAATCTGCAAGTCAGTAAGTTACAAGAGGTGGATTTGCCTTTTGGGTTTACGCCCAGATTGAGCATGTCTGAGAGAGATCGTTGCAAAAGCGAAGAAGTTGTTCTATTAGGAAATTTTGATGggattgaagaagatgagcTGTCGTCGAGCGACTCGTTAAATCTATTACTGGAACGACAAAGACAGCGACAGTTGAATCATCCCTTGCATCAACACCACATTAAGACATCTTCTGTGCAACGTGCAACACGCAAGGtgaaagaaacaaataagATTTCGCTTGAATATGACCCTATATCTAAGCGTAAGGTGTTAAATACATATGAGATTATTAAAGAGTTAGGTCGTGGCCAGCATGGTAAGGTGAAGTTGGCGCTTGACTTGGTAACGAAACAGCAAGTAGCCATAAAGATTGTTGACCGGCACAATAAGAGAACTTCATGGAAGTTAACGAAACCTGCTAAACATGAGGAGAATGATAAAATACGGAGAGAAATAGCTATCATGAAAAAATGCGACCATGAGCATGTTGTGAAGTTGATTGAGGTTCTTGATGACATGAAATCTAGAAAAATTTATTTGGTATTGGAATATTGTTCTAAAGGAGAAGTAAAATGGTGTCCTGGCGACCAACTTGAAATTGCTGCTCGTGGGCCTCCTCTTCtaacttttcaaagaaCTAGGGAAATTCTCAGAGGCGTCGTTCTTGGCTTGGAATACCTACATTACCAAGGGATTATTCATAGAGATATTAAACCAGcaaaccttcttctttctgaAAATGACGTCGTGAAGATATCGGACTTCGGTGTATCTCTTGCATCTTCCaagtcttcttcttgtgcttcgtcatcctcatctCTGTCTTCTGCAGTAGCTGGGTTTGGAGCAGAGGGGCCAGATGAGTTGGAATTGGCCAAGACAGCGGGTACTCCAGCCTTTTTCGCTCCTGAAATATGTTTGGGTAATGATGTATATCAAAAGTTGGAGATTGATAGAGAAGAAATTCCAACAAAGGGGCCTTTAGTCTCATTCATGATAGATATTTGGGCTTTAGGAGTCACATTGCATTGCCTATTGTTTGGAAAGTTACCATTTATTTCTGACTTTGAAATGGAGTTGTTTGAGAAAATTGTTAATGATCCTTTGAAATTTCCAAGTTATTTGGATATGAAAGAAAACAATGTATCCCAACTATCCTGtgaagatgaatatgaagCAGCTAAAGATTTATTGAATAAGTTGCTGGAAAAAAATCCCTTTAAGCGAATAACCATATCGGAGATCAAAAGGCACCCCTTTGTCTGTTGGGACTTTAACAATACCCAGGGTCTGGATGAAAAATACGCTTCTTTAAAGTTATCTGAACAGACAACATTTTGTAGGAATGAAGCTGAATGTTATCAACAAATTTCAGTTTCCCTTGATGAAGTGGATAATGCTGTGTATGGTATCGGTAAAggattaaaaaaatcaatgatGGATACTCTACTGGGCGTTTCAAGTGGGAATAATAAGAACAATATGGGATCTAGTTCGAAGAACATCATgaatttctttaacaaaaattcaTTAACCAACAACGACCATAAAGAGATACCAGATTCTTTGAGTTACGCTGAAACACTTAGAAAATCAACGTTTTCTCCAACTGACATAGACAGTGTAAACATTATCTTAAGCGAAGGTCCAATTGCCTCCAGTAGAGATCAATTACCCGCTTACTGTTCAATTCCTTCGTTGCATACTCATCAGGCTACGGTTCAACCCGAACTGAGCGCCCGTGAATTATTTCAAAGAGAACTACAAAAATTTGACACTGAAATAGATCCAAATTCCATTGTTTCGTTGCCGGTCAACTCTTCATTTGCTTCATTGGATAGTCTATACATTGATAACTACGCGTTAAACGGCGTGTCGTTGTGTGAAACAGAACACCAACAACGTTCTCCTCAACACGGGCAAACAGCACATGCAGCTAAAAATCCCCAAAATAATAAGAGCACTGGCTCATTATTGAGTCCAATCAATAATTTACATGTAACTACGACTCCAAAACCTCATGATAAACGACTGCCATCTCCTCCTGTATTGAGTATCAACACCCTCACTCTCGATTCAAACAGAAGTAATCGCATTCCTAGGTCGAACATGTTTTCACCGCAATCAGGGGGCAATCTCTCCAGGCGTTCTAGTGCTGAATTTTCAAGTGCCGCTACGACAAGTCGTTTCAAAATGACTCCGAGTACTGGTGTGACATCTTCTGTCAATGTATCTAGTAGATTTGATAGTCGCGATTTTGCATCAGATTTTGCCACACCTCGTCTTTCAGATAGTACCACAAGTGCATCTGCGACAATAGTTGCACATAGAAACGAATATACGCCCATAATTGAACCCGACTGCCGAACCTCTCATAATTCAAAACTGGCAAATCGCACCTCCAAAAGAAAGGGTATCTTCCACGGATTGCATGGTAGCGATGATGAGAAGGATTCTGAAACTACCAATTCTGATGGATCATCTAATTTGGAGTCATGCGGTACATACAGTTACAGTGGTAATAAATCTGATACTGAATCTCTACCATTTGAATTTGGAATCGATTCCGAAAACGGAAGTGATGTTTCACTAAGAAATGTTCCGGAAGTGAGAGGGGTTGGACCCTTCTACGAACGCAGGAGGTCGCAGAATTTATATTGTGATGATGGAATTATGGATGATAACGATAAATTAATGTCGGATATGGGCTCAATTGGTCATTCCTTGCGAGTTTGTTCGCCCAGCAATAACAAGTTGCAAAACTGTGATCAGAGGTCCCCCTTTAAAACTCCAAAGGCCCAGTCGATTCAACAACATTCGTCAAATCAGCTACATCTAGGCTTGAACTGTGATAGTGTGACAACGTTGACTCATATCCAATCTGGTCGTCGTAATTACTCACAAGGTGAAAGTACAACCACTCCTGTTGCTGGTTCTAATTGCAATCACCTCCTGTCCTACAATGAACATATGAAATACAGTGTTGACGTTCCCGATGATGTCTTGGACATGATTCCGGAACTCAAGAGAGAGGTTATTAATTCAACGAGCCCAGCTCCACTAACATATGGCACCAATGGATGGCTATTACCTCATGCTCCCTCTCCAGCTACAACACAGGAAACGCATATTGATCAAGTTTTGAGTACTACAACGAATGATTCTTCCCatatatcttctaaagACTTATTGCAAAGTGTTTTAAGCTCTACAGGTACCTCTAGAAGAGGCTCCGTCGCAGTAATGCAGTCCATGCTGTCTCCTAATATAACCCCTGATACGGGTGATGATAGCGCCCGTTTTCTTGGGTTAAATAAGAAACAAACCACGTTTCAACGTTTAGATTATAAAAAGCGGAACGAATCATTTACAGTTAATAATAGGCTTATTCATTCCAGTGGAAATGAAACAGATAGTCGCCGGCTGAGGTCACAGTCGATCACAGTTGCAAAACTAGCAAAATGTGAACATGATGCATTAATTGGATATAAATGA
- the VFA1 gene encoding Vfa1p (similar to Ashbya gossypii ACL052C): MENVYTKRKVSAASASTCLVCLKPTTTVMYNKSGQDWFYCCDLHILDNPQFAQPIYTSHYKERLKRVNELGAKLGSHSATHSGNWDSWITNLFTSAKVAPPETKSQPNSEKPPADPADAEPKETLSQLKLQYDKELSAVADIKKNTRTYSLSQVMFESRQQRLKHLSNVKEQNRMHQEAYSNTDPEDLLKRYNFPELPKP, translated from the coding sequence ATGGAAAACGTATATACCAAACGTAAGGTGTCCGCAGCTAGTGCGTCTACGTGCCTAGTATGCTTGAAGCCTACCACAACAGTCATGTACAACAAATCAGGTCAAGACTGGTTCTACTGCTGCGatcttcatattcttgaCAACCCACAATTTGCACAACCAATATACACCAGTCACTATAAGGAGCGTCTCAAAAGAGTTAATGAACTAGGAGCAAAACTTGGGTCCCATTCAGCAACCCATTCTGGAAATTGGGATTCCTGGATTACCAACTTATTCACCTCAGCCAAGGTAGCACCACCTGAAACGAAGTCCCAGCCCAACTCTGAAAAGCCACCAGCTGATCCCGCCGATGCCGAACCGAAGGAAACCCTCTCCCAGCTTAAACTGCAGTATGATAAGGAGCTTTCAGCAGTCGCAGAcattaaaaagaatactAGAACATATTCACTCAGCCAAGTAATGTTCGAAAGTCGTCAGCAAAGATTAAAACACCTCTCAAACGtcaaagaacaaaacaGGATGCACCAAGAAGCATACTCAAATACCGACCCCGAGGATCTCCTCAAGAGATACAACTTCCCAGAGCTCCCCAAACCCTGA